One window of the Maridesulfovibrio frigidus DSM 17176 genome contains the following:
- the wecB gene encoding non-hydrolyzing UDP-N-acetylglucosamine 2-epimerase, translating to MKKVFLVAGARPNLMKVAPIFRAARNLESIECDIVYTGQHYDRQMSQVFFEDLDIDEPKFNMGKSTGTHAEQTGAIMISFEQMCIEHKPDLVVVVGDVNSTLACSITARKLHIPVAHVEAGLRSGDLDMPEEINRMVTDSISNLFFTTEEHGYENLLREGKDEAAVFQVGNVMIDNLFYNVGRLGDEVTADYQSRPLKEKLGKYVFLTMHRPSNVDCKDVLQPIVSALNKISEKLPIVFPIHPRTAKMMEKFSISFSENVYTFPPLSFRESLYLWKDAQVVVTDSGGLQEETTALGVPCVTIRKNTERPVTVEKGTNVLAGVAEDNILREVDKALEKTGNPAPKIPGWDGHAAERIWNILIDYMNAK from the coding sequence ATGAAAAAAGTATTTTTGGTAGCTGGAGCGCGTCCTAATTTGATGAAAGTGGCCCCTATTTTTCGGGCCGCCCGCAATCTAGAATCCATTGAATGCGACATTGTTTATACTGGTCAGCATTACGACAGACAGATGTCTCAGGTCTTTTTTGAGGACCTTGATATTGATGAGCCAAAATTTAATATGGGCAAATCTACTGGCACTCACGCTGAGCAGACTGGCGCGATTATGATTTCATTTGAGCAGATGTGTATCGAACATAAGCCTGACCTTGTGGTGGTTGTGGGTGATGTTAATTCTACTCTTGCTTGCTCGATTACTGCGCGCAAACTTCATATTCCGGTTGCTCATGTTGAGGCTGGCCTTAGAAGTGGCGATCTGGATATGCCGGAAGAGATCAACCGCATGGTTACTGATTCGATTAGTAATTTGTTCTTTACTACTGAAGAACATGGTTATGAGAATTTACTGCGCGAAGGTAAGGATGAGGCGGCGGTCTTTCAGGTCGGTAATGTGATGATTGATAATTTGTTTTATAATGTTGGTCGCTTGGGCGATGAAGTTACAGCTGACTATCAATCTCGACCGCTTAAAGAAAAGCTTGGTAAGTATGTATTTTTGACCATGCACCGTCCTTCCAATGTGGATTGTAAGGATGTTTTGCAGCCTATTGTTTCTGCGCTTAATAAGATTTCAGAAAAGCTTCCAATTGTGTTCCCGATTCATCCTCGTACGGCTAAGATGATGGAAAAGTTCTCAATATCATTCTCGGAAAATGTGTATACTTTCCCGCCACTTTCATTTCGCGAATCTCTTTATTTGTGGAAAGATGCTCAGGTTGTAGTGACTGATAGCGGTGGCTTGCAGGAAGAGACTACTGCTCTTGGGGTGCCTTGCGTTACTATTCGCAAAAATACGGAGCGCCCTGTTACAGTTGAAAAGGGTACAAATGTTCTTGCTGGTGTTGCGGAAGATAATATTTTGCGCGAAGTGGATAAAGCGCTTGAAAAGACAGGTAATCCTGC
- the radA gene encoding DNA repair protein RadA: MKTKDVFVCSSCGAQALKWQGQCPRCGEWNTLQEKVVVRKKGGISHVHAGIKGIPLSEIPIENTEARSTGFVSLDAVLGKGFVPGGAVLVGGEPGIGKSTLLLQLAAAQAQMGNKAVYFSGEESLAQIRSRAERLGLLDTGMLAIASTSSDEALSILESPDKPDLIIIDSVQTLNSSHADGIPGSVSQVRAVSSELVDAVKKTSATLVLVGHVTKDGQIAGPKLLEHMVDTVLYLEGDRKHMMRIMRVLKNRFGPSDELVVFSMREEGMEIVEDPSTLFLGDRDDSFSGAAVVMAMDGHKPFAVEVQALASRSVLSIPRRTALGFDTNRLNLILAVIEKRLNLNLGELDIYAKIGGGLAMRDPGLDLGVAAAVLSSFYDRPLPAGSVFWGEVDLNGRIRPASGGETRLKQADRLGYKPVFQSETCKTLDDLQAKLFGPAE; encoded by the coding sequence ATGAAGACTAAAGATGTTTTTGTTTGTTCCAGTTGCGGAGCGCAGGCTCTTAAATGGCAGGGACAATGCCCGCGTTGCGGTGAGTGGAATACTCTTCAAGAGAAAGTAGTTGTCCGCAAAAAGGGCGGAATAAGTCACGTTCACGCAGGGATAAAAGGTATACCTCTATCCGAAATACCCATTGAAAATACTGAAGCCCGTTCGACAGGTTTTGTCTCTTTAGACGCAGTTTTGGGTAAAGGTTTTGTTCCCGGTGGTGCCGTCTTAGTTGGCGGAGAGCCAGGTATCGGTAAATCCACCTTACTCTTACAGCTTGCCGCCGCGCAGGCGCAGATGGGAAACAAGGCCGTATATTTTTCTGGAGAAGAATCTCTAGCCCAGATTAGAAGTCGCGCTGAAAGGCTCGGCCTTCTTGATACTGGAATGCTGGCCATTGCATCCACCAGCTCAGATGAAGCACTCTCCATTCTAGAGTCTCCAGACAAGCCTGATCTTATAATAATCGATTCCGTGCAAACTCTAAATTCCTCACATGCTGATGGGATACCCGGATCCGTAAGTCAGGTTCGAGCTGTATCTTCTGAGCTAGTCGATGCAGTAAAAAAGACTTCTGCAACATTAGTTCTAGTAGGACACGTCACTAAAGACGGCCAAATTGCCGGACCAAAGCTCTTAGAGCATATGGTCGATACAGTTTTATATCTTGAAGGTGATCGCAAGCACATGATGCGCATAATGCGAGTGCTCAAAAACAGGTTCGGGCCAAGTGACGAACTCGTAGTATTTTCCATGCGCGAGGAAGGCATGGAGATAGTAGAAGATCCATCAACGCTATTCCTTGGCGACAGAGACGATTCTTTTTCCGGCGCAGCGGTAGTAATGGCAATGGATGGGCACAAGCCTTTCGCAGTAGAAGTACAAGCCTTAGCAAGCCGCTCAGTATTATCCATACCGCGCAGAACCGCATTAGGTTTTGACACCAACAGGCTTAACCTAATTCTCGCTGTAATAGAAAAACGACTTAACCTAAATCTAGGTGAACTGGACATCTACGCCAAAATTGGCGGAGGTCTAGCTATGCGCGACCCGGGACTCGATCTCGGCGTAGCCGCCGCAGTGCTCTCCTCTTTCTATGATCGTCCATTACCAGCTGGTTCAGTCTTCTGGGGTGAAGTCGATCTAAACGGAAGAATAAGACCAGCCTCAGGTGGAGAAACACGCTTAAAGCAAGCCGACAGGCTAGGCTACAAACCCGTTTTCCAGTCCGAAACATGCAAAACTTTAGATGACTTACAAGCTAAACTTTTTGGACCTGCTGAATAG